ATAAGTGAAGAATTTTAAACTCATTCTTATCGATTAAACCTTGAACTAAGCTCTATAGTTTTGAATTCTTGTTCGATGCAACATCTTTGAATTATAGGAAAATGAAAGTGCCCAAGTCCAAGACTGCAATCACTGTTAAAGAAGAAGCTGATCCATCATGCAAGATATGGTTTGTTTGCAAAGGAAACTGGATCTGTACCAGGTatgattaatatttaaaaatagtttTCTTGTTAATGTACTAACTTTTGGGTAAGTATATCTATCCAGATTGGCAACTTCTGGTATGTTATGCATCCTGAAAGGTATGCAGGATATAAGTAGTTATGTTGTTTAATATTCCAGATCTGAAAGCATATGTTACACATCAACCACTGGTTAAGTATTGAACTATATATGAGATCCATAAAACCCATTGATCAGGTGCTGTTTGTTTCCCCTTGTTGTCCTGAATGATTAATCTTTGAATCTGTCAAATGAGATTTTTTCACTCAAATTGTTTTTATCAGTTTGTTGCGACCACTTAGAAACAAGTACATATTATCTCTTGTCAAACAACTTTTCCTGTTCTCAGTCTAAGTTGTTGGTTTTTTGGCTTTTCTATCATATATCTGTTTCCAAGAATAAACAACAGATACTCTAAAATGTGTGTGCTTGTTCCAAGGTATTAGATTGACAGTAAACTCACTTCTGTCTGATGAAATTTAAGAAAGTTTTTTGCTCATGTTTCTATATGTTCTTCACTGCAGGACTGCTAGTATATAGATAAAACCATGTATAAATGAGACCTGCTGTCTGCCTGATCATAAGTCTAATGCATAAGTATCTCTGAGTGTTGCCAATCTCTATATCATCACAGCATGTTCGTTATCGGTCACTGCTTGACATTGCAGTGTAGGAAAAAGCAAGAAATAAACATGTACATTCGTTTCTGGTGATAAAAAAAAGATTTCTTTGCAATTTCACACCTTGAAAGCATGACAGTGTTGTTATAGTTAATGAGATATCCATTACTGAAACTTCCAGTACCTTCCCTCTGGCAAGCCAAACTAAATAAACTCCATCTGCTTTCCTTATTCTTTAATGTACACTAATCTTTTCATATGTTTAATAAGTTTAACTGTGTCTCATATTTGTGTGCACTGCAACCATGTCATTAATAGGGAAGGAAGTTTAGATGCATCTGGGATATCGCAATTACCCACAGCCAGCTCTAGCTCAATATCTAGCCAGTCTGAACAGTTGAGATCATTGTCTTTATTTCAAGAGCATTCTGGATTAACAAACAGGCATGCAAATCCTGTGCAAGATCTTTTCAGGCACAGGTCAAAATCTGACAATTATGGTTCTCCTGATGGTGAAATTTTGGGAGTGGTATCCCCGTTGGGGCCCATTAGAACATTGACTCTACACAGCAGGTTAAGCACAGACGGAAGCTCTGTTGATCCATGGGAAGGGATTTCAAGGAGTTCTCAGAGTTCTGACCCTTCATCGTGGTCAACAAGTGATGGATTACTCAGCAACTCTGGTTCATTTTCACTGCCTAAGGACGAGGAGAGTGAAATCGGGTCTGTAATGTTACCATCAGTGCATGAATCCAACGAGGATCTTCAAATTTCATCTCCACATCACGAGCTGGTGCGTACTGTTTACTTGTTTCCTAATTGTTCATTGTCTTGAGGGATCAAGAAATGGACAAGctgaaaatttgatattttagtaaaattctcatgtagttTGCAATACTTAAACTGTAACCAGTCATAATTGGTCTCCTTACCCATCAACTGGTCTTCTAGGTTTCATAGTGCATTACTCTCTTGCCTAAATTACCTTTTCTAATAGTTCAAAACTAAGAGGGTTCACAACCAATTCTAAAATCTGCTAATCTGCTAATTCTTTCATGGAGCCCTCTCATGCTAGACTTCTGCTTCATGGGTAACCCTATTTTCTGGTAAAAATGCTTGAAGGAAGGAAAAGAAGTGGTCATACTCTTTAACAAACTGCATTAGATGATCTCTTAATCCTTTGTTGATTGTTTTGAAtgcaaatctttatgaaataaaTCTCCATGCGGGGGCTAGAATTTGATTGCTCAAGTAGGTGTTTAAATAACTGGTAATCTAACAAATTATGGATGCTGAAATCTCTGATCTGAAGATGTTTATGTTCTTTTTGCAGGAAGATTTGGGTATAGATGCCGATGTATATGCTAAACTTCATCAAGCCCTAACAGAGGCTGAGAACTTAAAAAATGAAGCTTATGAAGAGTCACGCAGGCGTTGCAAAGCTGAGAAGGATCTGGTTGTAGTTCTGCAGAAAGTAAGTCTGTTATTTGTATAACCTGTTTTTTGTGAAGGCGACTGCATCATGAACAAACCATGCGTGATAATTGGATCATGGTCATGAATATGATCTCATGCAGTTAATTTGTAAAGAGCTAAGGAATGTTAAAGTAAAATAATCTGGTAATCTAGTATGTCTAGCTCACCAATCCCAGAGTCATCTTGCAGGCCAAAGCATCAGAGGACTTACATGCCAAGGAAGTGaaacaaaggaaagaaattGAGGAAACGCTCGCAAGAGAAAAGCTGGAAGTAGAAAAGCTCaaaaatcagcaagatgaaatAAATGAACGACTCCAAAAGGCAAATGAGCAGAAGTCAGCATTGGAACTTCAGATTGCTGATTCTGATTGTATTGCCAAGGATTTAGAAGAAAAACTGTCAGCAGCCCGATACCTCCTCCATTCTCTCCAAGCAGAAAAAGAGGTGTTGCAGCGGGAGCGAGATGTTGCAGTTAAAGAAGCTGAAGAGCTACGTCAGAGGAGAGAGCAGTCGATCACTGGTAATTATGAGGAATTGAATGTTGAGTTTTCCTACTCAGATCTCGAGCAAGCAACTCAAAATTTCAGTGATTCACTGAAGATCGGAGAAGGTGGATTTGGAAGTGTGTATAAAGGTTTTCTCCGCAACACTGCCATGGCTATAAAGATGTTGCATCCTGGAAGTCTGCAAGGTCGATCAGAGTTCCATCAAGAGGTAATCTCAATTGTTCAACTGTGAGCTCAGAATAATTCATTATTGCCGATATGTACAaagctttttccttttttggctCTTTATTGAGGTACGAACAAGTGTTTAATCTTGTATAATTAAAAGGTGTGCTCTTCTTATATTCTCATTGCAGGTGGCTGTTCTCAGTAAGGTGAGGCACCCAAATCTGGTTACACTTATAGGAGCATGCTCAGAATCTTGGGCTCTTGTGTATGAGTTCCTTCCCAATGGAAGCCTCGAGGACCGTCTTACCTGCATGAACAATACCCCACCCATCACATGGCAAGTCCGCACCCGGATTATTGCTGAGATTTGTTCAGCTCTGATCTTCCTACACTCGAATAAGCCCCATCCTGTGGTTCATGGTGACCTCAAACCTGATAACATCCTTCTTGATGCCAATTTTGTTAGCAAGCTTGGTGACTTCGGCATCTGCCGTCTTATCATCCACTCCAGTACTACCACCGCAACTCTCTACCGCCACACACACCCCAAGGGCACGTTTGCCTACATGGATCCTGAATTTCTTGTCACTGGGGAGCTCACACCACAATCTGATGTGTACTCCTTTGGGATCATAATCCTACGACTCTTGACAGGGAGACCTGCCTTGGGCATTGGTAGAGAAGTACAGGAAGCCTTGGATAAAGGATACCTACATGCGATGATTGATCCCTCAGCAGGGGACTGGCCTTTTCTGCAGGCCAAGCAGTTGGCCCACTTGGGTGTGAGATGCTGCAAGATGAGCCGGAAAAGCCGTCCAGATCTCGTGGGGGAGGCTTGGAGGGTGGTTGAGCCCATGATGAAGGCTGCTTCATTATCTGTGTCACCATCATCATTTGGGTCATTCTCAGATGACAATAACCGCATCCCCTCCTACTTCATCTGTCCAATATTTCAGGTTAGTCGTAGTTAGTATTGTATGCAGTTGATTTAAATACTACCAATAAATCAAATATGAGGAATCAGTGTTTGGATTGGGCTGCTttgctccaagaatttgactCATGCGCCATATTCCACTGATCCACTTTGTTTGATCAATGAACGACCTCCAATGGGGGATTCTGCTTCTATAACTATGTTGATCACTATTAACCAGGTTGGCTAGAGAAGTGACTCTGTGTTCATGTCAGATATCTAAAATTTTGGATGCTAGTGCACATTCATTATTTAGCTTTGGTTAGCTCATAAGTTTTTCTCCCCTTGTCAATGGAAATTATATATGTTTTAATCATGGGCCATGTTTTTTCGGAGTCCTTGCTATCAAAATTTTGCTAACATAGTCCCTTCTTTAATGGTTATTTGTTGATGCGTATTTTCTTTTTACAAATGTGCATAATTTCAGGAGATCATGAAGGATCCACACATAGCAGCAGATGGCTTCACATATGAAGTTGAGGCTATAAGAGGTTGGATTGATGGCGGGCACAACACCTCACCCATGACCAACCTAGAACTTCCCCATTGTGAGCTTATTCCAAACCGTGCTCTTCGTTCTGCCATTCAGGaatggcagcagcagcagaagtTGTGAATTATTACTCATTTGTAATATCTTTAACCCTCTTCATTTCTCAATTGTCTGTACATGTATTCAGATCCCAACCACGAAGAATATATTTGTGTGTACTTGTATGCCTAGCTAGATATCCTTTCTAAATCAATCCAGGAGTAAAAGGTGTAACTGAATTCCTTTTGTTTatgtaaattttttaattttctgcccTCCTACATATGTTTGTGTCATTTTGTTagtcttattatcatttttatgcATGGTCTGAGACCAAGCAACAATTTTCTTAGTCAAGAAACCGTATGGAAGTGCAAGTTGCAGCTAACATGTTCCCTCCCCTAGCTTACTATAGGAGTTAGATTATGGAGACCAATATGCTGGATGCTTATGATGGTGCAAAAAGCGAGATCGAGATTATCAGAAAGGAATTAAGAATGAGACCAAAATTAACTGAGAATTAAACTTGGATGGAATATGGATCCTAGTGACTTGCTATCCTCTGGGAAGCTCATAACTTTTTTAAAGAAAtagttagattttttttcccccAGGTTTGAACTTAAAATTTTGGCTAGGTCATGCACCAAAGAGAACACTGCCAATGGCAGCTAGCGAACCCAAGTTTGATTAATAGAGGCACAAATTATCAGAGACCAGAAACTTTAGTTACATTCGGTGCAAAACAATAATCAATTATAATCTCTGATCAAAACCATTAAACATAATGTGgtcattattttttaaagaaatatagTTAGTTATATTATTCATAATACATTCAATAATACAAGATGCCTCTTACCCAAAAACCTAGACGTACGTGATCCTTGGTCCTGAGACTTACCATggacttttttttcttcaggGTATTTTTCTTGAACAAAGTACACCAACTTTTTGCGGttgtctcctctcctctcttatcTATGCACCCTCGTGTTTTTTCAAGGGGGAGTATGCCATACTTTGTTGACACTGCATAATTATAATGCTACGATAAAATGAACTCTACTTAGATCATTTGACGTACTAGTTGACAACTTTtcatgagaactagatacatttTCAATAAAGTATCAATTATCCTGCAGAAGATACTTCAGGCATCCATGAAGTACACTTGAAACTTTCATCGGGCCTATAACCTATCACGCCTCGAATCCAGGGCGTAACAGACGCCGCATGCCTGTATAAAGCAGACTATACAAGTATGCAAGGCTAcatatcatatcaaagcaataataatttctaaaaatttatttaatcaagAACTTATCCAAATGGTTCTTACAATAGTTCCAAAATGATATAAGTCAATATTTGATAACtattaatataaattaaataaaatattctaactagTCTGACTAAAACTCTAATAACTGAAAGTATTTTCAAAAGAGCTAGTGCGCTTTCCAAGTTTTAAGTAATTATGCATTCGGATATGAAAAACATAGAAACTATAATAATGAGCTACGCTAGCCCAATAAGCAACATAATACCCCAAAGTAGGATCAAAGCACgccaaataattaattaaaagcatAAAATATTGATCGAGAAATAAATCATTtctcaaataatatatatatttttttcaagtaTACTAttgttttcataaaaaaataccaGAAACTAGATATCCGGCTATAGCCACATAACCCAGTGGTATAGATCAAaatgcacaaagtgccaaactATTATTAACCACCGGTGGTACAATGTTCCAAATGCTACTATTCTAGTCACCGGTGATGCGGTGTTGAAACTAGTTTCTCATAGATTACAAGTCAACATGGCCCATAAATAGTCCTCATTGGCCGggccagatcatagccatgctgagaatgcatatatatacaaaACAAATTTTGCCCAATcatattttttagattttgaaacataacgcataaaatagtttaaaataattactaTCATAACATCAACATGCCTAACCCATTTAACAAgtataaaatatatatcataatcaatatttaatcaaataatttttattttatcaaaaattcaaaaaacatACTTTGAAGCATTATGTTACTCTTTCTCGCTTTAAAAATTCTACTTTGGTTAGACAGATCAGGTGCAcctattttaatataattatattGAGTGATTGTTGATCTCCcacttgattttgatgagcacaaaatacttgagtatatttcatatttaCTAATGAATCAAATGAGTGTTTCAGATAAAATACTTTTAAACTTGAAAGGATGCCTTAGAAAATGATTCAAAGATTTTAAGTTGAGTTTTACTCATGTTTGGAATCATTTAAGTCTTTGCCTTacactcgagttgactcccagaATTCTCGAATCGACTCTGGCACATGGTCAGTGTCTGGCACTTTCTCGAGCTGACTCCCAGATGACGCGAGTTGACTCTTACAGTAAAGATAGAGAGCTGATTTTCAAGTtgcaaagcgcgagtcgactctaactgtTCACGAGCGGACTCTTACAAAGGAAGACAGAGAGCTGATTTTTAAGTcgcagagcgcgagtcgactccaactgttcACCAACCCACTCTTACAGAGAAAGACAGAGAACATGTTTTCATGCTacagtgcgcgagtcgactcccaaaagtTTCGAGCCGTCTTCCACAAATTGAAGCCACAAAGTAATTTCTTTGGCACAGTGGCCTAGTTGACTCGAActgttcacgagccgactcttaCAGGAAATGGCCAAGAGCATTTTTCCACCGACCAGAACATGAGCCAACTCCGGAATTACTCGAGCCGTCTTCTGGAAAAGAGCTGGTATTTCACTTCTGAAGATGCcgtaggcgagtcgactcccgatttcttcgagtcgactcttattGGATCGACAGAGAGCCTTTTTGTAAGAGCccgaattcgagtcgactccagatcttcTCGAGGCATCTCCTGCTTCAGCCAAGCTGACTCTAAgacgggcgagtcgactccaatcctaACGGATACTTTGTCAGGAAGCGCAGTTTTGTCAGAATGGCTCTTTTCTccttctaacggctagttttcgaggaGTTAATTTATAAAAGGTGGTTCTAAGTATAAAAAACATAGAGACAGATATTCCATTGAGAGCATTCAAGTCTATCAACCACCAAAGAGAAGTGAGAGCCTTTCAAAGCGGAAAAGAGGAATTATTGCATTCCAAGTGATTTCAGAGCACTCCTCACATTAAAGGCTCATTGAAGTGATCCTCAACTACCAGCGCATTCAAGAGAGGATCCAATAAAGAAGAAGCCAAGTCTTGTATcagcaaaatctgtttgagagcTTCTTACTTTACATTTTGCTTacattgcaatatttgcttatttagaagctTGTAATCCTTAAACTATTTCTTTGACatttgttacttgattcaattagaGAATTGAATCAACGGATTAAAGTTTGTTGGTgagtccgtaaaaccaacggtgtaggttttggttagcgagcccgtaaaaccaattgggttatttgtgagcccagaaaaacaaacagagtaGTTTTAGTCGGCGAGCTATGAAAAATCGACTAGGTTCGTTGTGATCctatgaaaacaacaagttaggttgtgagtttGTAAAAtaaccggactgtaatcttaggattatagtgaattcctaagaaaagcttgggaagtagatgtaggagcaaggtttgctccgaaccactataaaaacgttgtgtttgtgttgtggatCATGCTTTACTTCTTTACTGCATTCTTATAGATCATTTAATCATATTTGTTTAAAATCAAGAAAACTTTTATAATCCTCAATAGATAAAATTAAAGAATCTAATTTTAATTAGAACCTAAttcacccctccctcttgggttgtcttttgggCAACAAATTAAAACATTATAAATTTCATCATCATTCTAGGAGTCAAGCGAAGTcaaaattaaaatactattggAGGTACAACCtcatggccaaattagattagtCAAGTGGCAGTGCATGACTACCTAGGTTGGTCTGAACAAGGTAAACTAAACCGATCAAATGAATATCAATAAGGTCCAAATTTCAAAAGATCTAACTAGGGTTGAAGTAATGGGCCGGTCTACCGCCTGAGTACGAAGGTGGTTTAGGGTCTCCAAACTGGATCAACTTAAATTCGAATAATAAAGAAGCAAAACTTACACTGGGATCCCTAAGCCTGtctaaagagagaaagagggagaggagagagaatctcAGCTCGAATTCAACTCGGGGTCTAGGTTTGGTCCGTTGATGGCACATGCCATCCTCGATCATCAACAAATCCAGTCCACGAGTCAAGTATAGAGAGAAAGTggtgaagagagaaaaaagagcagaattagagagagaagagagaaggagagagagaaaagaggagagagagaaactcTCCCCTCTCTTCACGAACAgcccgcctcttcctctcttcctcctcgcaAATCTAAGGGGGTGGCGGCCCTAGTGCCCCCTCCCTCCCACTTGACAGTAGCTACGGCGGCCGCAGCCTAGGCCAACCAGCGGCCGGCGACGGTCAAATAGGGAGGATGAAGACTGAAATAGGACGAACAAGTCCGGcaacaaaagagaagaaagaggaggagactTACCTCGATTCGGCGAGGCGCTTCGGCGGCTCTCCGGGAACGAATCGAGGAAGAAGGATCTAGAAGAGAGCTCGGATTTTATGGTGATTTCTCTCCTAATCTTTGACGATTCTTAAAGGTGGAGGATGAGAACTTAAATAGGCAAGATCGGGTCTTCAAattgttttgaaatttctagTTTTTCAGCTCGATTTCGATCAAAATCGAGAAACAGAAGACTCCGACCAGAagtcttttttttctaatttttcctCAAGTGAGGCATTGTGGGTCGTGGGCCTGACCACTCTAGGCCGGCCCACAAACGGTTGGCTGGCCGAGGCAACTTCGGTTGGGGTTGGCCAGGGCAACTCGGATTGGCCTGGCTGCTCCGAGCTTGCCcacaaacccaaaaaaaaatctgggcTATTACACAACCACCAATTTGGCAACTTCCCGATCAACCGAAGTGTAATTTTTGGAACAAAGCTATGAGTTGCATCAATTCCATCTGCCACCAGACATGAGACTTGTTTGTTCGGGAATTGTTTAACATTGCTCTTATCCTACCATCCAGAATTATTCTTTGACATACCCAAATTCCATTGTCGTCTTATCATCAAAAAATGATTGTACATTTCATTTCTGTCGAGGCTCGACAACCAAAGTATTCTGCACGATACTAAAAAATGTTGTACCTTGCATGTTAAATCCAAATTTATGCAACTTTCACAACAATATGACCTCTAAACTGCAACAATGCAAGTTTGCTGGTTCCTCATGGTCTTAAGCATTACACTTTGGGTTTCAGATACCACGAGCATCTTGTTATTGTTCTCGGGGTTGGGTATCAATTTTCCATTCCAATTCATTTCTATGCTTGGTAAATCATTTAGGCACGCAAACCTTGATTCTGATCaatattaatattttgttaGAAACCTAACAATAacacattttctcattttggggtCGGAGGGTTGCCGCATTGGGTGCTCTTTTTCCTAATCCTGGATACGTGTCACATAAAAAGAGACttattatatattatgtttagttatgcataacaaaaaatatattagaataatatgtaatatttgttacaaaataatataatactaaAATTGTTATGTATCAACAATATATGATAGTATAATTGATATCACTTATTTATCATAAGAAAATTTATTGTCATATGCAATATTTACATATTacataaacataagatataatgCTATGACatgtataattttattttagattactAGTAAACATGCCCAGGCACATTGAACGAAAATACTTaaagataattttattttttaatatggtTAAGTAGATATCAAGAATTTTGATTTTCAAGTAGGCGGAGTTTTAGATATAAGCTTTGGAGCAAGTCTATTGACATGTTGTCTGTATATTTATGTTTGTAGATTTTGTATATATTGCCAAAGCaattgtgaggatccgtgcgggcgtgtgtttagtcccacatcggttattcgctgggtaaattttgagtacttatacggatcaaggaacccaaataatacattccggctagtcattttgggtgaggtcctggattgttacaaatgctatcagagcggacccggcccataatctatgtggaccaagagacactgcagcacggatccattgggctgaccacgggccaatcgtggtgtttgtgatttgatttgaatagatatgaacccttagtctgacgaggacgtcagggcttgaacgagggaagtatgtgaggatccgtacagacgtatgtttagtccacatcggttattcgttgggtagatcttgggtacttatacaggatcaaggaacccaaataatatcttccggctatcCATTTTGCATGAGATTTTGGGTTGTTACAGCAATTGCATTCACCTAatttatgtagtatttgatCCATGCAACATACGAAAATGATCCTGGTGAAATAGTATTCACACATCACAA
Above is a genomic segment from Phoenix dactylifera cultivar Barhee BC4 chromosome 2, palm_55x_up_171113_PBpolish2nd_filt_p, whole genome shotgun sequence containing:
- the LOC103717427 gene encoding U-box domain-containing protein 33-like; the encoded protein is MMAVVSPAGSSGVGEIEEAPAPAEEKVYVAVGEEFKAGKANFSWVLRSVSRDAKIVIAHVHRPAQMINMLGGRFPASSLKPLQVNAYRQLEREKMNRSLDGYIAVCSQLKVRAEKLVIEMDNVGKGLVELIAQHGITKLVMGAAADKHYTKKMKVPKSKTAITVKEEADPSCKIWFVCKGNWICTREGSLDASGISQLPTASSSSISSQSEQLRSLSLFQEHSGLTNRHANPVQDLFRHRSKSDNYGSPDGEILGVVSPLGPIRTLTLHSRLSTDGSSVDPWEGISRSSQSSDPSSWSTSDGLLSNSGSFSLPKDEESEIGSVMLPSVHESNEDLQISSPHHELEDLGIDADVYAKLHQALTEAENLKNEAYEESRRRCKAEKDLVVVLQKAKASEDLHAKEVKQRKEIEETLAREKLEVEKLKNQQDEINERLQKANEQKSALELQIADSDCIAKDLEEKLSAARYLLHSLQAEKEVLQRERDVAVKEAEELRQRREQSITGNYEELNVEFSYSDLEQATQNFSDSLKIGEGGFGSVYKGFLRNTAMAIKMLHPGSLQGRSEFHQEVAVLSKVRHPNLVTLIGACSESWALVYEFLPNGSLEDRLTCMNNTPPITWQVRTRIIAEICSALIFLHSNKPHPVVHGDLKPDNILLDANFVSKLGDFGICRLIIHSSTTTATLYRHTHPKGTFAYMDPEFLVTGELTPQSDVYSFGIIILRLLTGRPALGIGREVQEALDKGYLHAMIDPSAGDWPFLQAKQLAHLGVRCCKMSRKSRPDLVGEAWRVVEPMMKAASLSVSPSSFGSFSDDNNRIPSYFICPIFQEIMKDPHIAADGFTYEVEAIRGWIDGGHNTSPMTNLELPHCELIPNRALRSAIQEWQQQQKL